The Bos indicus x Bos taurus breed Angus x Brahman F1 hybrid chromosome 11, Bos_hybrid_MaternalHap_v2.0, whole genome shotgun sequence genome includes a region encoding these proteins:
- the LOC113900882 gene encoding uncharacterized protein LOC113900882, protein MGPRPCGGNKPGGQGSRCKVSKGSVVRDAGPGLARAGGRSPGKAVPGPPRAADNPAPAPSRQRRPLGLSPAPRQPAGSQPGSPGAAGDPAAHSSAPRRPSHCRRCHRRRPGRDSATGRESARAGAKRNPTGDRGPELRSFATDCPNAILVRVCGQPRIVAGHLWLSSGSDRGGSRREPSSAQARPFGWRLAGPSASIAAPAGSAKEGRRSLSPAPPSSSLRRRRRPPPPLRVTSPGWRGPPADSVVSPLFQISAGNEAGMPRRGPIVVRRARPRPEPQEVGGERRCRRTALANSF, encoded by the exons ATGCCGGGCCGGGCctggccagggctgggggccGGAGCCCCGGCAAGGCGGTGCCAGGCCCCCCGCGGGCAGCGGACAAT CCCGCCCCGGCCCCGAGCCGCCAGAGGCGCCCGCTCGGGCTCAGCCCTGCGCCTCGCCAGCCCGCCGGCTCCCAGCCCGGCTCCCCGGGCGCTGCAGGTGACCCGGCGGCGCATTCCAGCGCTCCCCGCCGTCCCAGCCACTGCCGCCGCTGCCACCGCCGGCGCCCCGGCCGCGACTCAGCCACAGGGAGGGAGAGCGCCCGAGCCG GAGCGAAGCGGAACCCCACAGGAGACCGGGGCCCTGAACTCAGGAGCTTCGCCACTGATTGTCCAAACGCAATTCTTGTACGAGTCTGCGGCCAACCGAGAATTGTGGCTGGACATCTGTGGCTGAGCTCTGGAAGCGACAGGGGCGGGAGCCGCAGGGAACCGAGCTCTGCGCAGGCAAGACCCTTCGGGTGGCGGCTGGCTGGCCCCAGCGCGAGCATCGCGGCCCCGGCCGGGAGCGCAAAGGAGGGACGCCGGTCCCTGTCACCAGCGCCGCCATCCTCCTCTCTTCGTCGTCGTcgtcgtcctcctcctcctctgcggGTGACCAGTCCTGGCTGGCGGGGTCCTCCAGCCGATAGCGTCGTTTCCCCCCTTTTTCAAATTTCGGCCGGGAACGAAGCTGGCATGCCACGGCGGGGCCCAATTGTGGTCCGGAGAGCTCGTCCTCGGCCGGAGCCGCAGGAAGTCGGGGGCGAAAGGAGATGCCGGCGGACTGCGCTTGCTAACTCGTTTTGA
- the URM1 gene encoding ubiquitin-related modifier 1 isoform X1 yields MAAPLSVEVEFGGGAELLFDGVKKHQVTLPGQEEPWDIRSLLVWIKKNLLKERPELFIQGDSVRPGILVLVNDADWELLGELDYQLQDQDSVLFISTLHGG; encoded by the exons ATGGCAGCGCCCTTGTCAGTGGAGGTGGAATTCGG AGGCGGTGCGGAGCTCCTGTTCGATGGTGTGAAGAAGCATCAAGTCACCTTGCCTGGACAGGAGGAACCCT GGGATATCCGCAGCCTCCTTGTCTGGATCAAGAAGAATTTGCTAAAAGAGCGGCCAGAGCTGTTCATCCAAGGAGACAGCGT GCGGCCAGGGATTCTGGTGCTGGTTAACGATGCCGACTGGGAACTGCTG GGTGAGCTGGACTACCAGCTTCAGGACCAAGACAGCGTTCTCTTCATCTCCACGCTGCACGGCGGCTAA
- the URM1 gene encoding ubiquitin-related modifier 1 isoform X2, with the protein MRIPGSCRGGAELLFDGVKKHQVTLPGQEEPWDIRSLLVWIKKNLLKERPELFIQGDSVRPGILVLVNDADWELLGELDYQLQDQDSVLFISTLHGG; encoded by the exons ATGCGCATACCCGGGAGTTGTAG AGGCGGTGCGGAGCTCCTGTTCGATGGTGTGAAGAAGCATCAAGTCACCTTGCCTGGACAGGAGGAACCCT GGGATATCCGCAGCCTCCTTGTCTGGATCAAGAAGAATTTGCTAAAAGAGCGGCCAGAGCTGTTCATCCAAGGAGACAGCGT GCGGCCAGGGATTCTGGTGCTGGTTAACGATGCCGACTGGGAACTGCTG GGTGAGCTGGACTACCAGCTTCAGGACCAAGACAGCGTTCTCTTCATCTCCACGCTGCACGGCGGCTAA